The Papaver somniferum cultivar HN1 chromosome 3, ASM357369v1, whole genome shotgun sequence genome includes a region encoding these proteins:
- the LOC113361769 gene encoding uncharacterized protein LOC113361769 encodes MRSSRVVADFSLMRLSSPVLHREECSCKHSNLLLGTEAVGVKEVSLTIEGGEVQDRQEAAAAACECLSSRDGCYVDDQCHLPGCWTNRNQDHIFGMVLSVISFLLTFSAVGGFIFTQVLTTVGRHDQILKHSLVAFNMLFAASFGCNFLAAFILFMLQSRREYIPYKNFSLIISNTASFAFLILGYGFVIAFNIQHR; translated from the exons ATGAGAAGCTCCAGAGTTGTGGCTGACTTTTCATTAATGAGATTATCAAGTCCAG TACTGCATAGAGAGGAATGCTCCTGCAAGCACTCCAACTTGTTGCTAGGAACAGAG GCCGTGGGAGTCAAAGAGGTTAGCCTCACTATTGAAGGCGGAGAAGTTCAGGACCGCCAGGAAGCTGCAGCAGCAGCTTGTGAGTGCCTTTCTAGTAGGGACGGGTGTTATGTTGATGATCAGTGTCATCTTCCTGGTTGCTGGACGAATAGAAATCAAGACCATATTTTTGGGATGGTACTCTCAGTAATTTCTTTTCTGCTAACATTCAGCGCAGTTGGTGGCTTCATATTCACGCAGGTGCTCACTACTGTTGGAAGACATGATCAAATTCTCAAGCACAGTTTGGTAGCTTTCAATATGTTATTCGCTGCATCTTTTGGCTGTAACTTTCTGGCCGCTTTCATACTTTTCATGCTCCAATCTCGCCGTGAATACATCCCGTATAAGAACTTTAGCCTTATCATAAGCAATACAGCTTCGTTCGCTTTTCTAATACTTGGTTACGGCTTCGTTATAGCTTTCAATATCCAACATCGTTGA